One window of the Lytechinus variegatus isolate NC3 chromosome 3, Lvar_3.0, whole genome shotgun sequence genome contains the following:
- the LOC121411790 gene encoding LOW QUALITY PROTEIN: synaptic vesicle glycoprotein 2B-like (The sequence of the model RefSeq protein was modified relative to this genomic sequence to represent the inferred CDS: deleted 1 base in 1 codon), producing MSAEHNSSVPYTRLEVDDDVDEDEANCNETSSLVQHSTGGGDSGKIKNGYTKDGEATYSDAVEAAGFGKFHALLLIVCGWANMSDAVEILSVSFLLPDASVDMNINSVEKGALTSIIFVGMLVGGYLWGSLADIRGRRQILIYSLTCNAFFGAASSVCQNFWLFLAMRFLSGVGVGGSIPVIFSYFGEFQPNNHRGKMISGLSTFWMGGNILTAALAWAIIPRDIGYHNDDGFSYESWRIFVAVCCVPAASSVITFIIMPESPKYLLEQGNEEKALAIMRKIYSWNHKGAKPSDYPVTHLIPSSTNKRQLYAADGTKLSLWKQFLALYHATKQLFKSPLTGITIAMLVIIFTLSFGYYGLFMWFPELFKRVEYGGSACSTFNESINMTEPSDRIYVDGFYTALSNLPGNLLTIVLMDRLSRKLLITSSMIISGVSVFFIWFLETRTHVLIMSCLFGAISVITWNTLNVVGVELYPTSCRSTALGVQSVLNRLGAIIGNLMFGILIDLNCAIPMILIAVLLAIGGLTALTLPNTSKKELK from the exons GATATACAAAAGATGGAGAGGCGACCTACAGTGACGCTGTTGAAGCAGCAG GATTTGGAAAGTTCCATGCCCTGTTGCTGATAGTCTGTGGCTGGGCTAACATGAGCGATGCAGTGGAGATTCTCAGTGTATCCTTCCTCCTACCCGATGCTTCGGTGGACATGAACATCAACAGTGTAGAGAAAGGAGCTCTCACGTCCATCATCTTCGTAG GTATGTTAGTAGGAGGCTACCTATGGGGCTCCTTGGCTGATATCCGAGGACGACGTCAGATCCTCATCTACTCCTTGACCTGTAATGCTTTCTTTGGTGCTGCTTCAAGTGTCTGTCAAAACTTCTGGCTCTTCCTCGCCATGAGATTCCTCAGTGGTGTCGG TGTCGGTGGATCTATCCCCGTCATCTTCTCCTACTTTGGAGAGTTCCAACCCAACAACCATCGGGGCAAGATGATCAGTGGCCTCTCCACCTTCTGGATGGGAGGCAACATCCTGACTGCTGCCCTCGCTTGGGCTATCATACCCAGGGATATCGGCTACCACAACGACGATGGCTTTAGCTACGAGAGTTGGAGGATCTTCGTGGCAGTTTGTTGCGTACCCGCCGCGTCTTCGGTCATCACGTTCATAATCATGCCAGAGAGCCCAAAGTATTTGCTGGAG CAAGGAAATGAGGAGAAAGCCCTTGCCATTATGAGGAAGATCTATTCTTGGAATCATAAAGGAGCTAAACCCAGCGATTATCCA GTAACTCACCTCATACCATCAAGTACAAACAAAAGACAGCTCTATGCAGCAGATGGTACCAAGTTATCCTTGTGGAAACAGTTTCTTGCTCTCTATCATGCGACAAAACAACTCTTTAAGAGCCCATTGACTGGAATCACCATAGCTATGCTTGTCATTATATTCACTCTTTCATTTGG GTATTACGGTTTGTTCATGTGGTTTCCCGAGCTATTCAAGAGAGTAGAGTATGGTGGTTCCGCATGCAGTACGTTCAACGAATCAATCAACATGACTGAACCGAGTGATCGTATCTACGTGGATGGGTTCTACACAGCCCTATCCAACTTACCTGGAAATCTCTTGACAATAGTTCTCATGGATAGGCTGAGCAGAAAACTCCTTATAA CTTCTAGTATGATCATCTCCGGCGTCAGCGTGTTCTTCATTTGGTTCCTAGAAACGAGAACCCATGTACTCATCATGTCGTGTTTGTTTGGCGCCATCTCTGTCATAACTTGGAACACTCTCAACGTTGTTGGAGTGGAGCTCTACCCTACTAGCTGCAG GAGTACGGCATTG GGAGTTCAATCAGTACTGAACCGACTGGGTGCTATAATAGGAAACCTCATGTTTGGTATTCTTATAGATCTGAACTGTGCCATTCCCATGATATTGATAGCTGTCCTACTAGCTATTGGTGGTCTAACAGCGCTGACTCTACCCAACACTAGCAAAAAGGAACTCAAGTAA